Below is a genomic region from Desulfovibrio intestinalis.
TTCACCAACTGGAAAAGGAATATTATGGCGCGTGTTCTTTATGGCATACACGGAACAGGACATGGCCACGCCATGCGTGGCCTGACCATCGCTCGCCGACTGTCTCGCCACGAATTCCTTTTTATTGCCAACGACGATGCCCCAAAAATTCTCGAACCGGAGTTCCCGGTACGCCGCCTGCCCAATTTGGGCACGGTTTTTAAGAATTATAAAGTGGACTTGGCAGCGACCATCACGAAGGCTCTGCCCATCCTCTGGCACAGGCAGCGATATATTGATCAGGTTTCACGCCTGATTGACGAATTCAAGCCCGATGTGTGCATGACTGACCTTGAGTATTTTGTGCCGCGGGCCGCAGAAAAAGCAGGTCTGCCATGTCTGACTTTGGATCACCAGCATGTGATCACCTGCTGCCGTCATGACCTGCCCTTGAATATGTGGTGGGACAGCTTTGTGCAAGGGCTGACGCCACGGTATCTTTTTCGACCCACGGCAGAAAACCTTATCATTTCTTTCTATGCGCCGCCGGTGTTGCCTCAGTATAAAGCCCGGGTGGCGCCGCCCATTCTGCGTGACAGCGTTCTGGGCTTGAATCCGCGCGATGACGGCCATGTGCTTGTGTACCAGAGCAACTCCACACATCGCAAACTGGTAGACTTTTTGCGTGCTGCCACCCGTAAGACCTGCTATGTCTTCGGCTATGACCGCACTGAAGGGCAAGAAGACAACGTTATTTTTATGCGCAAGAGCGAAGAGGGCTTTTTGCGCCTGCTTGAAGGGTGCTCATATGTCATTCAGGGGGGGGGGCATACGCTCATGGGCGAGGCTCTGTATCTTGGCAAGCCAATATTGACCTTGCCTCTTAAAGCAATGGTGGAGCAACGGTTCAACGCCCTGTATATTGATCGGCTTGGCTATGGCATGCAGGCCGATATGCTTACCCTTGAGCCTGAGCTGCTGCAACGCTTTGAAGCAAACTTGCCCGCTTACAAGGCCGCTATTGCAACGGGTAATTTTTGCGGTAACGAAATAGTGTTTGGTCTCGTAGACCACTTTATTCGGCAAGGGTCTTTGCCTGTCACTGGAACGCCAGTGGTAGAAGAATAAGAGAAAGAAATTTTGATATAAATTAAAGGCGGCCTGAGCCGCCTTTTTTCTACTGAGCAGTTTGCGTAAAATGTACTTTGACAATAAGCACTTCCGCGCGTGAAGTATTACGCATAGGCGGGCCCCATGTGCCAACGCCTGGCGATACAACGGAGTGCAGCCCGTTTTTGATCAGTAGGCCCATCGGGTTTTCATACATACTCTCTACCACCCAATGAAAGGGCCAAAGCTGCCCAAAGTGGGTATGTCCCGAAAGTTCCAGCACTGCCCCGGCAGTGCGCGCTTCGTCCAGCATACTTGGTTGATGGTCCATAACGAAAATGGGCAGATTACGGTGCGCGTGAGGTATGTCTGCAAGAATTTCAGGCAGGCTCTTTCGCGGTGTTCCTTCAAAAGCATGACGGCTCATGTCATCTCTACCCACGAGCACAAAGGCGTTGTCCAGAATACGCCACTGATCCCGTAACACCTGCATTCCGCTGTGACGCAAAATATCCAGGCTATCTTTGATGGAGCCTGAAATATATTCATGATTGCCTGGCACAACCCAATGCCCCAACCGAGGCTCCACGCGGGCCAGGGCCGCAGCCATGCCTTCAACATCCACAAGAATATGGTCGTCAATAATATCGCCAATATACAGGACTGCATCCGGTTTGTAAGGCGCCAGCAAATCCATCGCGCGTACAAGACGCGGTGCAGTGATGATGCGGCCCAAGTGCATGTCAGCCAGCACGCCCAATATCAGCGGAGATTGAGCATAAGTCTGAGGCACGGGGTCGTTGGTGCTTATGGTCAGATCATATTCCCGAACGATAGGATTGGCGGCATTAAACCAGCTGGCGCAGCCAATAACGAGAGGAAGGCCCATAACAAGCAGGGCGCCTCCCCAACGTGGGGCAACGGGCGGCTCGGCCCACAAGCGGCTGGCCAATCCCCATATATCCATGATCAGAACCAGCATGAATACATAGAAAAGCATGCCAAGCCAGAATGACCCTGCCCGCAGTAACCAAACTTCAATGGCGGAGTCGCCTCCCAACTTGTAAAGCAGGGGAAAGGAAACACCCAATACAGCCACGACAAGGCAAAGCATTGGACGCAACCAGCCCGTATGCTCAAGAGCACGCCATAGCCACCAGATAATCCAGCCGTTGAGAAGAGCCAGCCCAATGCCTGTCACAACAAAAAATTTCAGCATAAAAGAGTGGGCCTCACGATGCCCATGCCGCAAGGGCCTTGTCCAACTCGGGGCCAGGAGTGACCTTGAGAGTATTGTCCAAATGCAGGTGGCAGACATGCCCATCCAGGCAGATCTGTGCGTGGGTTTCCACAGGACCGGGATGGCCTTCGAGAATATTACGCAAAGCCAGTAAATCTTCTTTGCTCATGCGGTGCGGAGGAATCTGGACGCACACCGGGGTGTCGTTGAGGCTGCAGCATTCGGCCATAAGCAGCAGGCTTTGCCCCAGCAGTTTGAGTTCACGGGGGGCATCTTCACTGTCTTCGTCCATATCCCGGTTATCTTCCGGCTCTTTATCAAGCCGGGCGGTGAGGCAAAGGGGCTGTTCCGAATGCAGCAGCTGGCGCACTTCAGCGTAACTGCGAGGGAAAAAAGTAACCTCGCCATGACCAGTAAGGTCTTCAATGGCTGCGAAAGCCATGCGTTCACCCTTACTCTTGGTTATGACCTCGCGAACACTGGTCACAAGCACTGCGCAGCGCACCTCTGCACCGGGGAACATATCCCGGGCATCTTCGAGCGTTGTAAGGCCCAGGCGGCGTATTTCACGCACAAAGGGCTGCAAAGGGTGGCTTGTAAGAAAGAAGCCCAAGGCCTCTTTTTCAGCACGAAGCTTATCTTCATCCGGCATTTCAGGTATATCTGCCTCTGGGCAGTCGAGCCCTACGCCAGGCTGCGGCGCGTTTTCCACAGCAGGGGCCATAGCCAGCAAGGAAACCTGATTGGAATTTTTATCTTTCGCTTTCTTTTGGGCGCGGGTGACCACGGCTTCGAGTGAAGCCAGCATGGCCGCACGCGCCACACCAAAGCAGTCGCAAGCGCCACCCTTGATAAGAGATTCCAGCACGCGCTTGGTAACTTTGCGAAGATTGACGCGGCAGCACAGGTCAAAAAGTGAAGCAAATTCTCCATCATCTCTGCGGGATTCGACCAGTTCGCGGATGGCTTCATCACCCACGTTTTTAATGCCGCCCAAACCAAAAACCACTTTGCCCTCGTAAGCTGAAAACTCGCGTTGGCTGCGGTTTACTGAGGGCTGCACGACATCAATGCCCATATCCTTGCAGCAGGATACATACTTGAGCAGTTTATCCTGATTGCCCATTTCTGAAGTGAGCAGGGCTGCCATAAACTCAACTTTATAGTGAACCTTGAGGTAGGCAGTATAATATGAAATGAGGGCATAGGCGGCGGAGTGCGACTTGTTGAAGCCGTATTCCGCAAATTTTTCCATCAAGTCAAATATTTCGTTGGCTTTTTCTTCAGTGATATTGTTTTTCGTGGCGCCGGCCACAAAGCTGACCCGCTCCTTGGCCATGGCTTCAGCTTTTTTCTTGCCCATGGCGCGGCGCAGAAGGTCGGCCCCGCCCAGCGTATAGCTGGCAATAATCTGGGCGATCTGCATGACCTGTTCTTGGTAAACAATAACGCCGTATGTATCGCGCAGGCAGTCAGTAAGCGAGTCATGGGGGTAAATAACGGGCACCTGACCGTGTTTTCGCTTGATGAACTCGTCAACCATTCCAGAACCAAGGGGCCCCGGACGGTACAGAGCCAACATAGCGATAACATCTTCAAAGCAGGTAGGCCGCAACATGCGCAAATACTGTCGCATGCCGGAACTTTCAACCTGAAAAACCCCGTCGGTCTCGCCTCTGGCGTAGAGATCGTAGGTTTCTGAATCCGTCAGAGGCAGATCGTCAAGATCTGGCGGCGATTGGCCCTGAAGGCTGATGTTATCCAGGGTATCCTGAATAAGGGTCATGGTTTTGAGACCCAGAAAGTCGAATTTTACCAAGCCCGCCTTTTCTGTCATGGGGCCGTCAAACTGGGTAACAAGTTCGCCGCGCTTGCCCAGATAAAGGGGCAAGTATTCTTCCATAGGCTTGTCAGACACCACAAGGCCGGCGGCATGGGTGGAGGCGTGGCGAGCCAGACCTTCAAGGCGGCGGGCTGTATCAAGCAGGTGTTTGACCTGCGAGTCTTCGAGGTAAAGTTTTTCCAGCTCTGGCTCGGCTTCAAGAGCTTTTTTGATAGTCATCTTGAGGTCGGCGGGCACCAGTTTGGCAATCCGGTCTGTTTCGGCGAAACTCATACCCAACGCGCGGCCTACGTCGCGAACCACACCTTTGGCCTTCATCGTGCCAAACGTGGTAATCTGCGCAACAGAGCCTTCTCCGTAGGTCTCAACCATATGCTTGATGACATCGCCGCGGCGCCGCTCGCAGAAGTCGACGTCGATATCGGGCAGGGATACGCGTTCGCTGTTCAAAAAACGTTCAAACAGCAGATTATAGGGGATAGGGTCCAGGTTGGTGATGCGCAAGGCCCAGGCCACAAGTGATCCGGCGGCGGATCCGCGCCCCGGCCCCACAGGAATGTTGTTGTTTTTTGCCCAGTTGATAAACTCCTGCACGATGAGGAAATAGCTGGGAAAGCCCATTTCCAGAATGACGCGCAACTCATACTGCAAGCGTTCATGATAGAGTTCAGTATTGATGGAAGCCCGGTCTGGGTGCTTTTCCAGTCTTTTTTTCAACCCATCTTCAGCCAGATGACGGAATTCAGATTCCATGCTGGCCCCTTCGGGCAATTGGTATACCGGGAAGTAATGGTTACCGAAGTCCAGCGCTACATTGCATTCTTCAGCAATACGCATGGTGTTGGACAGAGCTTCGGGTACATGACTGAAAGATTTTTCCATTTCTTCAATGGATTTATAATACAGTTCATGAGTGCCAAACTTCATACGCTTGGGATCATCCATGGTGGTCTGCGTCTGGATGCAGAGCAACACTTCATGGGCTTCAGCGTCGTCGGCACTGAGATAGTGGCAGTCATTGGTGGCCACCAGCGGCAGGTTGCAGGTTTCAGCCAGCTCGATCAGGGCTGTGTTGGCTTTTTCCTGTTCCTTCAAGCCATTTGATTGCAGTTCAAGATAAAACCGACCGGGATAGATGCTGGCATATTCGAGAGTGAGTTTTCTGGCTAAATCCATATCGTCGGCCAAGATTGCGCGAGGAATTTCACCAGCAATGCAGGCCGAAAGGCAGGTCAGTCCTTCGGAATATTTTCGCAGAAGGGCTTTGTCTACACGCGGTTTATAGTAAAATCCTTCAAGAAAGCCTTGGCTTACCAGTTTGACCAGGTTGTGGTACCCTGTCTTGTTCTGCGCCAGCAAAATAAGATGATTGCGCTTACGAGCCAGAGGAGATTCGGTTTTTTTATCAGTATGGTCATGGCAAACGTACACTTCGCAGCCAAATATGGGTTTTACCCCGAACTCTTTGCAGCCCTGATAGAAATAGGCTGCTCCAAAAAGATTGCCGTGGTCTGTAATGGCGCAGGCGGGCATGCCAAAATCTTTGGCTCGGGCGCAAAGATCCTTGATGCGTATGGCGCCGTCCAGAAGGCTGTATTCGGTGTGACAATGCAAATGAACGAAATCGGACATGAAAGCTCCGGGAAGCACTAAACAGAGTGGATTTAAGCGTGTGGGGCAGCGCGCCGTATGCGCGCTGCGAGTCAGGTCGTGAAGCATAGCAAATGAGTCACCGCCTCTCAAGCAATAGCTGGAAGGCTGATACTCAAGGCCGGAACATTGCCTTGTGCGCCGCCTGGGAGTACACACGGTCTATGGAAACAAACCTCGGAAGCGCCAGTTTTATTGGAGATCACGAAGAATGGTTTGCGGCTTATGCCGCCAATCGCTGTGCTATTGAAGCGGCCCGGCCCAGTGGCGATGTTGGCCCAATGCATCTGAAAACCCGGCACAGTATGGCTGTGCTGAATAATGCCCGGCGTATGGTGGACAGCGAGCGGTTTTCTGTTGTTCAGGGACGAATATGTCTTCTGGCTGCTTTATATCATGATGTGGGCCGGTTTGAGCAGTACCTGCGTTTTCACACGTTCAAAGACAAAGAATCATGCAACCACGGGCAGTTGGGGCTACGCATTCTCAAACAGGAAAAACGCCTGGATGGCGAAGATCCTGCCATTCGTAAAGCTGTGCTGGCTGCCGTGATTTTGCATAACCGCTTCGCTTTGCCAGAAGGCCTGCCGGAGGATACGGCGATCGCAGCGCATGTTGTGCGTGATGCAGATAAGCTGGATATTCTGCAAGTGATGGATGAGCACCTGAAAGGCCCAAAACCCTATAATCCCACAGTCGTTTTAAGTTTGCCCGATACTGCGGGCATGTACAGCGAAGCGGTGATACAGGCTGCGCTTGAAGGACGTGTGGCAGCCTATGCGGACCTGCGCAGTGTGAATGATTTTCGTCTTCTACTGGGTACCTGGTTTTTTGATATGCATTTTGATTCAAGCCGGCGTCAGTTTGTGGAAGATGGGCATGCTCTGAATCTCCTGCAGGGGTTGCCGGATTTTCCACCGTATAAGGCCGTACGGCAAGGGCTGCTTGAAAAGCTTGGAGCATTGCGTGACGCGCCATCGTACTGAAGCCAATGCAGTATTTCAGCGCACGTCTAAGGAATTTTCTGAAGTTGCACCTTCCACACAAACGAGTGGGCAGGTTTCTGTGCTACCAAATAAAGAAGTAATGTCAGATCTGGCCCTACCTGCCTGTCCCCGGTTTTTTCCGTTTGCCACGCTTGTTTCAAGAATTCCCTGGCCTGATGATGTCGGCTCCGCGCCGCTCAATGTCGCCCCTGCAAGCTTGCGGCATATGGTAGATTGCCCCGTGCCCCTCATACGCTTGGCCTACAGACTTTTTTACCTCCCGCTTGCACAAGGAGAAGCTCTCTTGAGTCTGACTACCGCTGCTGCGCGCGAAGTGCTGGTGGTGGACTTCAAGTGTGCCGAACGAAATCTGGAACTACCTTGTGCTTTATTGGCGGCTGGTGTGCGTGGGGTTTGGTATGCCCATACCTCGCTATTTATGCGTGCCGGAGGATTGGAGGGCCTGGTCTATCGTTTGGGACTTACAGTTTCTGGCCGTCAGAACCTATTGGGCGGGGCAGCCGTGATGCTACGGGTATCTGCGCAGAGCTGATTCTATGGATTGTTAATGGAAAACATTAACTGTGTTTGATTAATTGAAGCATTTACAGCGTTGTTCGTCATGTTGTCTATCGATCTTATTTTATTGGTAATTTTTAGACATATAAGGGCGATGCAAGCTTTTTGAAGCCATAGCCTTTGCGCGTTTGAGACTGATCAATCCCAGTACGCCATACTGCTTTACTGTTAACATGAAGAGAGTCCACCATTCATACAGAGTAGGCTTCACAGGACAACGCCTTGCTCAGTTTTTGTATTCCGGTGCAACGCAACAGATGGCACTCAATTGTTATGTGTTGTGGCTATGCTGACAGATTCGAACAATCTGTAGAATTATTGGGCTGCGGGCATGTTGGGAATGACGGAAGGGCCCGGAGCTGCTGGAGCCGCCGGAGCAAGATTGTCACTCCCCGGTGCATCAGGCGACAGCAGGTTTTCTGGCACAACACCGGGCCCAGGTACTGTGAACGTTTCTGGGTTAATAC
It encodes:
- a CDS encoding HD domain-containing protein codes for the protein METNLGSASFIGDHEEWFAAYAANRCAIEAARPSGDVGPMHLKTRHSMAVLNNARRMVDSERFSVVQGRICLLAALYHDVGRFEQYLRFHTFKDKESCNHGQLGLRILKQEKRLDGEDPAIRKAVLAAVILHNRFALPEGLPEDTAIAAHVVRDADKLDILQVMDEHLKGPKPYNPTVVLSLPDTAGMYSEAVIQAALEGRVAAYADLRSVNDFRLLLGTWFFDMHFDSSRRQFVEDGHALNLLQGLPDFPPYKAVRQGLLEKLGALRDAPSY
- the dnaE gene encoding DNA polymerase III subunit alpha gives rise to the protein MSDFVHLHCHTEYSLLDGAIRIKDLCARAKDFGMPACAITDHGNLFGAAYFYQGCKEFGVKPIFGCEVYVCHDHTDKKTESPLARKRNHLILLAQNKTGYHNLVKLVSQGFLEGFYYKPRVDKALLRKYSEGLTCLSACIAGEIPRAILADDMDLARKLTLEYASIYPGRFYLELQSNGLKEQEKANTALIELAETCNLPLVATNDCHYLSADDAEAHEVLLCIQTQTTMDDPKRMKFGTHELYYKSIEEMEKSFSHVPEALSNTMRIAEECNVALDFGNHYFPVYQLPEGASMESEFRHLAEDGLKKRLEKHPDRASINTELYHERLQYELRVILEMGFPSYFLIVQEFINWAKNNNIPVGPGRGSAAGSLVAWALRITNLDPIPYNLLFERFLNSERVSLPDIDVDFCERRRGDVIKHMVETYGEGSVAQITTFGTMKAKGVVRDVGRALGMSFAETDRIAKLVPADLKMTIKKALEAEPELEKLYLEDSQVKHLLDTARRLEGLARHASTHAAGLVVSDKPMEEYLPLYLGKRGELVTQFDGPMTEKAGLVKFDFLGLKTMTLIQDTLDNISLQGQSPPDLDDLPLTDSETYDLYARGETDGVFQVESSGMRQYLRMLRPTCFEDVIAMLALYRPGPLGSGMVDEFIKRKHGQVPVIYPHDSLTDCLRDTYGVIVYQEQVMQIAQIIASYTLGGADLLRRAMGKKKAEAMAKERVSFVAGATKNNITEEKANEIFDLMEKFAEYGFNKSHSAAYALISYYTAYLKVHYKVEFMAALLTSEMGNQDKLLKYVSCCKDMGIDVVQPSVNRSQREFSAYEGKVVFGLGGIKNVGDEAIRELVESRRDDGEFASLFDLCCRVNLRKVTKRVLESLIKGGACDCFGVARAAMLASLEAVVTRAQKKAKDKNSNQVSLLAMAPAVENAPQPGVGLDCPEADIPEMPDEDKLRAEKEALGFFLTSHPLQPFVREIRRLGLTTLEDARDMFPGAEVRCAVLVTSVREVITKSKGERMAFAAIEDLTGHGEVTFFPRSYAEVRQLLHSEQPLCLTARLDKEPEDNRDMDEDSEDAPRELKLLGQSLLLMAECCSLNDTPVCVQIPPHRMSKEDLLALRNILEGHPGPVETHAQICLDGHVCHLHLDNTLKVTPGPELDKALAAWAS
- a CDS encoding metallophosphoesterase, producing the protein MLKFFVVTGIGLALLNGWIIWWLWRALEHTGWLRPMLCLVVAVLGVSFPLLYKLGGDSAIEVWLLRAGSFWLGMLFYVFMLVLIMDIWGLASRLWAEPPVAPRWGGALLVMGLPLVIGCASWFNAANPIVREYDLTISTNDPVPQTYAQSPLILGVLADMHLGRIITAPRLVRAMDLLAPYKPDAVLYIGDIIDDHILVDVEGMAAALARVEPRLGHWVVPGNHEYISGSIKDSLDILRHSGMQVLRDQWRILDNAFVLVGRDDMSRHAFEGTPRKSLPEILADIPHAHRNLPIFVMDHQPSMLDEARTAGAVLELSGHTHFGQLWPFHWVVESMYENPMGLLIKNGLHSVVSPGVGTWGPPMRNTSRAEVLIVKVHFTQTAQ
- a CDS encoding glycosyltransferase family protein, which produces MDSAEDRIVGQNGNFENMGHFKIDLLQSACTFGLPTLDRPATDNFTNWKRNIMARVLYGIHGTGHGHAMRGLTIARRLSRHEFLFIANDDAPKILEPEFPVRRLPNLGTVFKNYKVDLAATITKALPILWHRQRYIDQVSRLIDEFKPDVCMTDLEYFVPRAAEKAGLPCLTLDHQHVITCCRHDLPLNMWWDSFVQGLTPRYLFRPTAENLIISFYAPPVLPQYKARVAPPILRDSVLGLNPRDDGHVLVYQSNSTHRKLVDFLRAATRKTCYVFGYDRTEGQEDNVIFMRKSEEGFLRLLEGCSYVIQGGGHTLMGEALYLGKPILTLPLKAMVEQRFNALYIDRLGYGMQADMLTLEPELLQRFEANLPAYKAAIATGNFCGNEIVFGLVDHFIRQGSLPVTGTPVVEE